One Mycobacterium marseillense DNA window includes the following coding sequences:
- a CDS encoding thiolase family protein — protein sequence MAEAVIVEAVRSPIGKRNGGLSGLHPADLSAQVLNGLVDRAGVDPGIVDDVIWGCVMQAGEQALDIGRTALLTAGWPETVPGVTVDRQCGSSQQSIHFAAAGVIAGHYDVVVAGGVESMSRTPMGASLANGGRPYSQAFLDRYEGQIPNQGIGAEMIAEKWGFDRTALDEFSLASHEKAAAAQDSGAFDDQIVGIKDQDGNVVLKDEGIRRGTPMEKMASLKPAFKEDGVIHAGNSSQISDGSAALLFMSAEKAKELGLKPIAKVHTASLAGADPVIMLTAPIPATQKVLKKSGLSIDDIGAYEVNEAFAPVPLAWLKDIGADEKKLNPNGGAIALGHPLGGSGARIMTTLLYHMRDKGIRYGLQTMCEGGGQANATIVELL from the coding sequence ATGGCTGAAGCCGTCATCGTCGAGGCAGTGCGTTCACCGATCGGGAAGCGCAACGGCGGATTGTCCGGGCTGCACCCGGCGGACCTGTCCGCCCAGGTGCTCAACGGCCTGGTCGACAGGGCCGGCGTCGACCCGGGCATCGTCGACGACGTCATCTGGGGCTGCGTCATGCAGGCCGGCGAGCAGGCCCTCGACATCGGCCGCACCGCGCTGCTGACCGCCGGCTGGCCCGAGACCGTCCCCGGCGTGACCGTCGACCGCCAGTGCGGGTCGAGCCAGCAGTCCATCCACTTCGCGGCCGCCGGGGTGATCGCCGGGCACTACGACGTCGTCGTTGCCGGCGGGGTCGAGTCGATGTCGCGCACCCCGATGGGGGCGTCGCTGGCCAACGGCGGACGGCCGTACTCGCAGGCCTTCCTGGACCGCTACGAGGGCCAGATCCCCAACCAGGGCATCGGGGCGGAGATGATCGCCGAGAAGTGGGGTTTCGACCGCACGGCGCTCGACGAGTTCTCGTTGGCCTCGCACGAAAAGGCTGCGGCCGCACAGGATTCCGGCGCCTTCGATGACCAGATCGTGGGCATCAAGGACCAGGACGGAAACGTGGTGCTCAAAGACGAGGGCATCCGGCGCGGTACGCCGATGGAGAAGATGGCCTCGCTGAAGCCGGCGTTCAAGGAAGACGGCGTGATCCACGCCGGTAACTCGTCGCAGATCTCCGACGGTTCGGCGGCGCTGCTGTTCATGTCCGCCGAGAAGGCCAAGGAGCTGGGCCTCAAGCCGATCGCCAAGGTGCACACCGCGTCGCTCGCCGGTGCCGACCCGGTGATCATGCTGACCGCGCCCATCCCGGCGACGCAGAAGGTGCTCAAGAAATCCGGGCTGTCCATCGACGACATCGGCGCCTACGAGGTCAACGAGGCATTCGCGCCGGTTCCGCTGGCGTGGCTCAAGGACATCGGCGCCGACGAGAAGAAGCTCAACCCCAACGGCGGCGCGATCGCGCTGGGCCACCCGCTCGGCGGATCCGGCGCCCGGATCATGACCACTCTGCTTTATCACATGCGGGACAAGGGAATTCGCTACGGTCTGCAGACCATGTGTGAGGGTGGCGGCCAGGCCAACGCCACCATCGTGGAACTGTTGTGA
- a CDS encoding DUF2867 domain-containing protein: MPEQVRCLVTGATGYIGGRLVPRLLDEGHHVRALARDPDKLAGVPWRQQVEVARGDLGDVDSLIAAFDGIDVVYYLVHSMGTSKDFAAEETRAAGNVVTAARRSGVRRVVYLSGLHPENTDLSPHLASRRAVGEALIDSGIETVVLQAGVVIGSGSASFEMIRHLTDRLPVMTTPKWVHNRIQPIAVRDVLHYLAAAATAPVPKSRTWDIGGPDVLEYGDMMRVYAEVAGLGTRYLYVLPFLTPAIASLWVGLVTPIPSGLARPLVESLECDAVTGDSDIDDIIAPPPGGLTGYRRAVELALQRAARGLPDASWSSLRSEPAEPLPSDPAWAGEIVYTRVRTATAAAGPGDVWSAARAATAARRWRRRLPLNGWTVEDSDPGVTLRLHSASHPAGRAWLEITVRPLDGGGSRYTQRVIFVPSGVAGRVYRLTVWPLRVAALRTLAREVVASA; this comes from the coding sequence ATGCCCGAACAGGTGCGGTGCCTGGTGACCGGTGCGACCGGCTACATCGGCGGGCGCCTGGTCCCCCGCCTGCTGGACGAGGGACATCACGTTCGGGCGTTGGCGCGCGACCCCGACAAGCTGGCGGGGGTGCCGTGGCGGCAACAAGTGGAGGTGGCGCGCGGCGACCTCGGTGACGTCGATTCGCTGATCGCCGCGTTCGACGGAATCGACGTGGTGTACTACCTGGTCCACTCGATGGGAACATCGAAGGATTTCGCCGCCGAGGAGACCCGCGCCGCCGGCAATGTCGTGACGGCCGCGCGGCGTTCCGGGGTGCGGCGGGTGGTCTACCTGAGTGGACTGCATCCCGAAAACACCGATCTCTCACCGCATCTCGCGTCACGCAGAGCCGTCGGCGAGGCGCTCATCGACTCGGGCATCGAGACCGTTGTCTTGCAGGCCGGGGTGGTCATCGGCTCGGGATCCGCGTCGTTCGAAATGATCCGGCACCTCACCGACCGGTTGCCGGTGATGACCACGCCGAAGTGGGTGCACAACCGGATCCAGCCGATCGCGGTGCGCGACGTGCTGCACTACCTGGCGGCGGCGGCGACCGCGCCGGTCCCGAAGTCACGGACCTGGGACATCGGTGGTCCCGACGTGTTGGAGTACGGCGACATGATGCGGGTCTACGCCGAGGTCGCGGGTCTGGGCACCCGCTATCTGTACGTGCTGCCGTTTCTGACGCCGGCGATCGCCAGCCTCTGGGTGGGTCTGGTGACCCCGATCCCGTCCGGCCTGGCGCGGCCGCTGGTCGAGTCGCTGGAATGCGATGCGGTGACGGGCGATTCCGATATCGACGACATCATCGCGCCGCCACCGGGCGGGCTCACCGGATACCGCCGCGCGGTCGAGTTGGCGCTGCAGCGCGCCGCGCGCGGTCTCCCCGACGCCAGCTGGTCCTCGCTGCGGTCCGAGCCGGCCGAGCCGTTGCCCAGCGACCCCGCCTGGGCCGGCGAGATCGTCTACACCCGCGTGCGGACCGCGACCGCCGCCGCCGGGCCCGGCGACGTGTGGTCGGCGGCCCGCGCCGCGACCGCCGCCCGGCGGTGGCGGCGCCGCCTACCGCTCAACGGCTGGACCGTCGAGGACAGCGATCCCGGTGTCACGCTGCGGCTGCATTCGGCGTCGCACCCGGCGGGCCGGGCGTGGCTGGAGATCACGGTCCGACCGCTCGACGGCGGCGGCAGCCGGTACACGCAGCGGGTGATCTTCGTGCCGAGCGGCGTCGCGGGCCGGGTGTACCGGCTCACGGTATGGCCGCTGCGCGTCGCGGCGCTGCGGACCCTGGCGCGCGAGGTCGTCGCGTCGGCCTGA
- a CDS encoding CPBP family intramembrane glutamic endopeptidase: MSQSTTPYHSSVYAELRRAVTNVAVPHHEPPSVVRRRRVVVAITLVVGAVVLGYSLRRHPGETSFYWLTLALAAVWTAGALVSGPLHLGGICWRGRNQRPVITGTTVGLLVGGAFVVGGLIAREIPAVSDLITRVLLFAHQGSYLLVVLITVINGVAEELFFRGALYTALGRYHPVLISTLLYTAATMASGNPMLGFAAIILGTVCALERRASGGVLAPVLTHVGWGLIMVLVLPPMFGV; encoded by the coding sequence ATGAGCCAGTCAACGACCCCGTACCACAGCAGCGTCTACGCCGAGTTGCGCCGCGCGGTCACCAATGTTGCTGTGCCGCATCACGAACCGCCGTCCGTCGTGCGGCGGCGGCGCGTCGTCGTGGCGATCACACTGGTGGTCGGCGCGGTGGTGCTGGGTTACTCGTTGCGGCGCCATCCCGGGGAGACCAGCTTCTACTGGCTGACGCTGGCGCTCGCGGCGGTGTGGACCGCCGGTGCGCTGGTCTCCGGGCCGCTGCACCTGGGCGGCATCTGCTGGCGCGGCCGCAACCAGCGGCCGGTCATCACGGGAACCACCGTCGGCCTCCTGGTCGGGGGCGCGTTCGTCGTAGGCGGGCTGATCGCCCGGGAGATCCCGGCCGTCTCCGACCTGATCACCCGGGTGCTGCTCTTCGCGCATCAGGGCTCGTATCTGCTGGTCGTGCTGATTACGGTGATCAACGGCGTCGCCGAGGAGCTGTTCTTTCGCGGCGCGCTCTACACGGCGCTGGGCCGATACCACCCGGTGCTGATCTCCACGCTGCTGTACACCGCCGCGACCATGGCCAGCGGCAACCCCATGCTGGGATTCGCCGCGATCATCCTGGGCACGGTGTGCGCGCTGGAGCGCCGCGCCAGCGGCGGCGTGCTGGCGCCGGTGCTGACCCACGTCGGCTGGGGACTGATCATGGTGCTGGTCTTGCCGCCGATGTTTGGGGTCTGA
- a CDS encoding NAD(P)/FAD-dependent oxidoreductase — protein MTDYDADVLIVGGGPGGLATALHARRLGLSVIVAEPREGPIDKACGEGLMPGGLAELTALGVDPAGMPFHGIAYASERRRAQAPFRGGPGRGVRRTTLHAALAARAKEQDTEWIRARVTSVRQDAHGVSAAGVRARWLVAADGLHSQVRRDVGIATTAGTPRRYGVRWHYRVPAWTDFVEVHWSRWGEAYVTPVEPDLVGVAILSRGRPDLAWFPRLARQLDGASRGQPRGCGPLRQVVSRRVAGRVLLVGDAAGYEDALTGEGISLALKQAAAAVEAIAAETPASYEKAWHRITRDYRLLTRGLVLASTPPVVRRAVVPACTLLPAVFRRGVNVLAH, from the coding sequence ATGACCGATTACGACGCGGACGTGCTGATCGTCGGCGGCGGCCCGGGCGGCCTGGCCACGGCGTTACACGCTCGACGCCTTGGGCTTTCGGTGATCGTTGCCGAGCCGCGCGAGGGCCCCATCGACAAGGCCTGCGGTGAGGGGCTGATGCCCGGCGGCCTGGCCGAGCTGACCGCGCTGGGCGTCGACCCCGCCGGCATGCCGTTTCACGGCATCGCCTACGCGAGCGAACGACGGCGGGCCCAGGCGCCGTTTCGCGGCGGGCCGGGTCGAGGCGTGCGTCGCACGACGCTGCACGCGGCGCTGGCCGCGCGCGCCAAAGAGCAAGACACCGAGTGGATCCGCGCGCGGGTGACCAGCGTCCGGCAGGACGCGCACGGCGTCTCGGCCGCCGGGGTGCGCGCGAGGTGGTTGGTGGCGGCCGACGGCCTGCATTCGCAGGTCCGGCGGGACGTCGGCATCGCGACGACGGCGGGAACGCCGCGACGCTACGGCGTGCGTTGGCATTACCGGGTGCCGGCGTGGACCGACTTCGTCGAGGTGCACTGGTCGCGCTGGGGCGAGGCCTACGTGACGCCGGTCGAGCCCGATCTGGTCGGCGTGGCAATCCTGTCGCGCGGCCGGCCCGATCTGGCCTGGTTCCCGCGGCTGGCCCGGCAGCTGGACGGCGCAAGCCGCGGGCAGCCGCGCGGGTGCGGTCCCCTGCGCCAGGTGGTTTCGCGGCGCGTCGCGGGCCGCGTCCTGCTGGTCGGCGACGCCGCGGGTTACGAGGACGCCCTGACCGGCGAGGGCATCAGTCTCGCCCTCAAGCAGGCCGCCGCGGCCGTCGAGGCCATCGCCGCCGAGACGCCGGCGTCCTACGAGAAGGCGTGGCACCGGATCACCCGCGACTACCGGCTGCTGACCCGCGGGCTGGTGCTGGCCAGCACGCCGCCCGTGGTGCGCCGGGCCGTCGTGCCGGCGTGCACCCTGCTACCGGCGGTGTTTCGCCGCGGGGTCAACGTCCTGGCGCACTAG
- a CDS encoding isoprenylcysteine carboxyl methyltransferase family protein, translating to MYYLLVLAVGVERVAELVVSTRNARWSFTQGAKEFGRSHYPVMVVIHTALLVGCLVEPWALHRPFIGWLGWPMLAVVAASQALRWWCIATLGRRWNTRVIVLPQAPLVRRGPYRWLHHPNYVAVVAEGLALPLVHTAWLTAAIFTLANAALLRVRLQVEDAALGYT from the coding sequence ATGTATTACCTGCTGGTGCTGGCCGTGGGGGTCGAGCGCGTCGCGGAGCTGGTGGTGTCGACCCGCAACGCGCGATGGTCGTTTACCCAGGGCGCCAAGGAGTTTGGCCGATCGCACTATCCGGTGATGGTGGTCATCCACACCGCGCTGCTGGTCGGTTGCCTCGTCGAACCGTGGGCGCTGCACCGGCCCTTCATTGGATGGCTGGGCTGGCCGATGCTGGCGGTGGTGGCGGCCAGCCAGGCGCTGCGCTGGTGGTGCATCGCGACGCTGGGCCGGCGGTGGAACACCCGGGTGATCGTGCTGCCGCAGGCCCCGCTGGTGCGACGAGGTCCCTACCGCTGGCTGCACCATCCGAACTATGTTGCAGTGGTGGCTGAGGGGTTGGCGTTGCCGCTGGTGCACACCGCGTGGCTGACCGCGGCCATCTTCACACTCGCCAATGCCGCGTTGCTGAGGGTGCGTCTGCAGGTGGAAGACGCGGCTCTGGGTTACACATGA
- a CDS encoding type III polyketide synthase translates to MKKFTGGTADVAVKYPSITGVAVKFPPNRYTQHEAIRALTDIAGPDFRRFGRSSGVEFRNTALRLPRYRELSGFTEANDAYLDVALDLGEQALLAALDEAKVKPSELDIVFSTTVTGLAVPTLEARLATRVGLRPDVKRVPLFGLGCVAGAAGVARMHDYLRAFPDHTAALLAVELCSLTIQRDDASVANLVATSLFGDGAAVVISEGARRAGPEHAGPRVLATRSRIYPDTEDVMGWKIGGDGFRIVLSADIATIAEKYLGDDVRDFLADYGLHPHDVTTWVCHPGGPRVIEAVENGLDLPADALDRTRKSLRENGNLSSVSVLDVLAANMAEPPAPGSIGLMIAMGPAFCSELVLLAW, encoded by the coding sequence ATGAAGAAGTTCACTGGGGGCACCGCGGACGTCGCGGTGAAATATCCATCCATCACCGGCGTGGCGGTGAAGTTCCCGCCCAATCGCTACACGCAACACGAGGCCATCCGCGCGCTGACCGACATCGCCGGGCCCGATTTCCGCCGTTTCGGCCGCAGCAGCGGCGTCGAGTTCCGCAACACGGCCTTGCGGCTGCCCCGCTACCGCGAGCTGAGCGGCTTCACCGAGGCCAACGACGCCTACCTCGACGTCGCGCTCGACCTCGGCGAGCAGGCACTTCTGGCGGCCCTGGACGAGGCCAAGGTCAAACCGTCGGAGCTCGACATCGTGTTTTCGACGACGGTCACCGGCCTCGCCGTACCGACGCTGGAGGCGCGCTTGGCGACGCGGGTCGGGCTGCGGCCCGACGTCAAACGCGTCCCGCTGTTCGGGCTGGGCTGTGTGGCGGGCGCGGCCGGAGTGGCGCGCATGCACGATTATCTGCGCGCCTTCCCCGACCACACCGCCGCGCTGCTCGCGGTCGAACTGTGCTCGCTGACCATCCAGCGCGACGACGCGTCGGTCGCCAACCTGGTCGCCACCAGCCTTTTCGGCGACGGCGCGGCCGTGGTGATCAGCGAGGGCGCCCGCCGCGCCGGCCCCGAGCACGCCGGGCCTCGGGTGCTGGCCACCCGGAGCCGGATCTATCCCGACACCGAAGACGTCATGGGCTGGAAGATCGGCGGCGACGGATTCCGCATCGTGCTCTCCGCCGACATCGCCACCATCGCCGAAAAATACCTGGGCGACGACGTCCGCGACTTCCTCGCCGACTACGGTCTGCACCCCCACGACGTGACGACCTGGGTGTGTCACCCGGGCGGGCCCCGGGTGATCGAGGCCGTCGAGAACGGGTTGGACCTGCCCGCGGACGCCCTCGACCGCACCCGAAAGTCGTTGCGCGAGAACGGCAATCTGTCGTCGGTGTCGGTGCTCGACGTGCTCGCGGCCAACATGGCCGAGCCGCCGGCGCCGGGTTCGATCGGCCTGATGATCGCAATGGGCCCGGCGTTCTGCTCCGAGCTGGTGCTGCTGGCCTGGTAG
- a CDS encoding 3-hydroxyacyl-CoA dehydrogenase produces the protein MEIKDAVAVVTGGASGLGLATTKRLLDRGAQVVVIDLRGEEAVRELGDRARFVEADVTDEAAVGKALDAAESMGTLRINVNCAGIGNAIKTLSKDGPFPLDGFKKVIGVNLIGTFNVLRLAAERIAKTEAIGEERGVIINTASVAAFEGQIGQAAYSASKGGVVGMTLPIARDLSRELIRVVTIAPGLFKTPLLGSLPEEAQASLGKQVPHPARLGDPDEYGALAVHIVENPMLNGEVIRLDGAIRMAPR, from the coding sequence ATGGAGATCAAAGACGCCGTCGCCGTCGTCACCGGGGGCGCCTCAGGCCTGGGCCTGGCCACCACCAAGCGGCTGCTCGACCGCGGCGCCCAGGTGGTCGTGATCGACCTGCGCGGCGAGGAAGCCGTCCGCGAACTGGGCGACCGCGCCCGCTTCGTCGAGGCCGACGTCACCGACGAGGCCGCCGTCGGCAAGGCGCTGGACGCCGCGGAGTCCATGGGCACGCTGCGCATCAACGTCAACTGCGCCGGCATCGGCAACGCCATCAAGACGCTGTCGAAGGACGGCCCGTTCCCGCTGGACGGCTTCAAGAAGGTCATCGGCGTCAACCTGATCGGCACCTTCAACGTGCTGCGGTTAGCCGCCGAGCGTATCGCCAAGACCGAAGCCATCGGGGAGGAGCGAGGCGTCATCATCAACACCGCCTCGGTCGCCGCGTTCGAGGGCCAGATCGGCCAGGCCGCTTACTCGGCGTCCAAGGGCGGCGTCGTCGGCATGACGCTGCCGATCGCCCGCGACCTGTCGCGCGAACTGATCCGCGTGGTGACCATCGCGCCCGGGCTGTTCAAGACCCCGCTGCTGGGCTCGCTGCCCGAAGAGGCGCAGGCCTCGCTGGGCAAGCAGGTGCCGCACCCGGCCCGGCTGGGCGACCCCGACGAGTACGGCGCGCTGGCCGTCCACATCGTCGAGAACCCGATGCTCAACGGCGAGGTCATCCGCCTCGATGGCGCCATTCGGATGGCGCCCCGCTAG
- a CDS encoding enoyl-CoA hydratase: MPSSAIATLAPVAGLDVTLSGGVFSVTINRPDSLNSLTIPVITGIADAMEYAATDPEVKVVRLGGAGRGFSSGAGISADDVSDGGGVPPDEIILEINRLVRAIAALPHPVVAVVQGPAAGVGVSIALACDVVLASESAFFMLAFTKIGLMPDGGASALIAAAIGRIRAMQMALLPERLTAADALSWGLVTAVYPPDDFDAEVDKVIARLLGGPAVAFAKTKLAINAATLTALDPALQREFDGQSVLLKSPDFVEGATAFQQRRTPNFTDR, from the coding sequence ATGCCTTCATCCGCGATCGCCACCCTCGCCCCCGTCGCAGGCCTCGACGTCACGCTGTCCGGCGGCGTGTTCTCGGTGACCATCAATCGGCCCGACAGCCTGAATTCGCTGACCATTCCGGTGATCACCGGAATCGCCGACGCGATGGAGTACGCCGCGACCGACCCCGAGGTCAAGGTGGTGCGGCTCGGCGGCGCCGGACGCGGCTTCAGCTCGGGCGCGGGCATCAGCGCCGACGACGTCTCCGACGGCGGTGGTGTCCCGCCGGACGAGATCATCCTCGAGATCAACCGGCTGGTGCGCGCGATCGCCGCGCTGCCCCACCCGGTGGTCGCGGTCGTCCAGGGGCCCGCGGCCGGGGTCGGCGTTTCCATCGCCTTGGCCTGTGACGTCGTATTGGCTTCGGAGAGCGCGTTTTTCATGCTCGCCTTCACCAAGATCGGATTGATGCCCGACGGCGGCGCGTCGGCGTTGATCGCGGCCGCGATCGGCCGGATCCGGGCCATGCAGATGGCGTTGCTTCCCGAACGGTTGACCGCCGCCGACGCGCTGTCCTGGGGGCTGGTCACCGCGGTCTACCCGCCCGACGACTTCGACGCCGAGGTGGACAAGGTGATCGCACGGTTGTTGGGCGGCCCGGCTGTTGCGTTCGCCAAGACCAAGCTGGCGATCAACGCGGCCACGCTCACCGCATTGGATCCGGCCCTGCAGCGGGAGTTCGACGGGCAGTCGGTGCTGTTGAAGTCCCCGGACTTCGTCGAGGGCGCCACGGCCTTCCAGCAGCGCCGCACGCCGAACTTCACCGATCGCTGA
- a CDS encoding CaiB/BaiF CoA transferase family protein, whose protein sequence is MAGPLNGLRVVELAGIGPGPHAAMILGDLGADVVRIDRPSSSAAAGGGGAAKDAMMRNRRVVTADLKSDDGRDLVLKLIAKADVLIEGYRPGVTERLGLGPEDCAKVNDRLVYARMTGWGQTGPRSQQAGHDINYISLNGILHSIGRANERPVPPLNLVGDFGGGSMFLLLGILSALWERQTSGKGQVVDAAMVDGSSVLVQMMWQMRSSGMWTDARGTNLLDGGAPYYDTYECADGRYVAVGAIEPQFYAAMLTGLGLDGADLPGQNDVGRWPELRAVLTEKFASQDRDHWAKVFADSDACVTPILAFGEVQTEPHITERNTFYEVDGGLQPLPAPRFSRTAPEMPRPAAPVADAEAVLKDWV, encoded by the coding sequence ATGGCTGGACCGTTGAACGGGCTGCGTGTTGTCGAGTTGGCCGGCATCGGGCCGGGCCCCCACGCCGCGATGATCCTGGGGGATCTGGGTGCCGACGTGGTGCGCATCGACCGGCCCTCCTCTTCTGCCGCGGCCGGCGGCGGAGGTGCAGCCAAGGACGCGATGATGCGCAACCGCCGCGTGGTGACCGCCGATCTGAAATCCGACGACGGTCGCGACCTCGTCCTCAAACTGATCGCCAAGGCCGACGTGCTGATCGAGGGCTACCGCCCGGGTGTCACCGAGCGCCTCGGCCTCGGGCCCGAAGACTGCGCGAAGGTCAATGACCGGCTGGTCTACGCCCGGATGACCGGCTGGGGCCAGACCGGCCCGCGCAGCCAGCAGGCCGGCCACGACATCAACTACATCTCGCTCAACGGCATCCTGCATTCCATCGGCCGGGCGAACGAACGGCCCGTCCCACCGCTGAACCTCGTCGGGGACTTCGGCGGCGGCTCGATGTTTTTGCTGCTGGGCATCCTGTCCGCGCTGTGGGAGCGGCAGACCTCCGGCAAGGGGCAGGTCGTCGACGCGGCGATGGTGGACGGCTCGAGCGTGCTCGTCCAGATGATGTGGCAGATGCGTTCGTCGGGCATGTGGACCGACGCGCGTGGCACCAACCTGCTCGACGGCGGCGCCCCCTACTACGACACCTACGAATGCGCCGACGGCCGCTACGTCGCGGTCGGCGCCATCGAGCCGCAGTTCTACGCCGCCATGCTGACCGGGTTGGGCCTGGACGGCGCGGACCTGCCCGGGCAGAACGACGTCGGCCGCTGGCCCGAACTGCGCGCGGTGCTCACCGAGAAGTTCGCCAGCCAGGACCGCGACCACTGGGCCAAGGTGTTCGCCGACTCCGACGCGTGCGTGACGCCGATCCTGGCGTTCGGCGAGGTGCAGACCGAGCCGCACATCACCGAGCGCAACACCTTCTACGAGGTCGACGGAGGCCTGCAGCCGCTGCCGGCGCCGCGGTTCTCCCGCACTGCGCCGGAGATGCCGCGTCCCGCGGCGCCGGTGGCCGACGCCGAAGCCGTCCTCAAGGACTGGGTATAG
- a CDS encoding crotonase/enoyl-CoA hydratase family protein: MTEAPGALAERRGNVMVITINRPEARNAVNAAVSIGVGDALEAAQDDPEVRAVVLTGAGDKSFCAGADLKAIARRENLYHPDHPEWGFAGYVHHFIDKPTIAAVNGTALGGGTELALASDLVVADERAQFGLPEVKRGLIAAAGGVFRIAQQLPRKVAMQLLLTGEPLTAAAACEWGLINEVAAAGSVLDAALALAARVTVNAPLSVQASKRVAYGVDDGVVVDDEPGWERTVREMRALLKSEDAKEGPLAFAEKREPVWKAR; the protein is encoded by the coding sequence GTGACCGAAGCGCCCGGCGCCCTGGCGGAACGCCGGGGCAACGTGATGGTGATAACCATCAACCGGCCGGAGGCCCGCAACGCGGTCAACGCCGCGGTCAGCATCGGCGTCGGGGATGCGCTCGAAGCGGCGCAAGACGATCCCGAGGTGCGGGCGGTGGTGCTCACCGGCGCGGGCGACAAGTCGTTCTGCGCCGGTGCCGACCTCAAGGCGATCGCTCGCCGCGAAAACCTGTACCACCCCGACCATCCCGAGTGGGGCTTCGCCGGCTACGTCCATCACTTCATCGACAAGCCCACGATCGCGGCGGTGAACGGGACCGCCCTGGGCGGTGGCACCGAGCTGGCGTTGGCCAGTGACCTGGTGGTGGCCGACGAGCGGGCCCAATTCGGGCTCCCCGAGGTCAAGCGTGGGCTGATCGCCGCCGCCGGTGGCGTTTTCCGCATCGCGCAGCAGCTGCCCCGCAAGGTCGCGATGCAACTGCTGCTGACCGGCGAGCCGCTCACCGCGGCCGCCGCCTGCGAGTGGGGGCTGATCAACGAGGTCGCCGCGGCGGGCTCGGTGCTGGACGCCGCGCTGGCGCTGGCCGCGCGGGTCACCGTCAACGCGCCGCTGTCGGTGCAGGCCAGCAAGCGCGTCGCCTACGGCGTCGACGACGGGGTCGTCGTCGACGACGAGCCGGGATGGGAGCGCACCGTGCGCGAGATGCGGGCCCTGCTCAAGTCCGAGGACGCCAAAGAGGGGCCGCTGGCGTTCGCCGAGAAGCGGGAGCCGGTCTGGAAGGCCCGCTAG
- a CDS encoding NAD(P)H-binding protein, giving the protein MRVLVTGATGYVGSRLVTALLENQHQVVAATRNPLRLKRFGWFDNITPVTLDAADPASLRVAFAGCDPIDVVYYLVHAIGQPGFRDADKSAAANLATAARDAGVRRIVYLGGFVPADEALSEHLTSRAEVAEALTVPDGPELVWLGAAMIIGAGSTSFEMMRYVGDRFPVIPIPSWMDNPIDPISIRDVLHYLVAAADRDQVPAGAYDISGPDTTSYRRLLKTYARISGRWHTGLSVGRVDTGLASLITGVALPVPPGLAGDLVESLDHPMVASVSDLRERVPDPPGGLLGIDDAIALALRGRSHQRPRPVNALADPHDLANTDAAWAGGDARRIRQLAQRVTPSIARPTLGLVNMVPGPVAGALRAGLDILIALTPKVRPA; this is encoded by the coding sequence ATGCGGGTTCTGGTCACCGGTGCCACCGGCTATGTGGGATCACGACTGGTCACGGCGCTGCTGGAAAACCAGCACCAGGTGGTGGCCGCGACGCGAAACCCGTTGCGGCTCAAGCGCTTCGGCTGGTTCGACAACATCACCCCGGTGACCCTCGACGCCGCCGACCCGGCGTCGCTGCGAGTGGCCTTCGCCGGCTGCGACCCCATTGACGTGGTGTATTACCTGGTGCACGCCATCGGTCAGCCCGGATTCCGCGACGCGGACAAGTCCGCGGCCGCCAACCTCGCCACCGCGGCCCGCGACGCCGGGGTGCGCCGCATCGTGTACCTGGGCGGCTTCGTGCCCGCCGACGAGGCGTTATCCGAGCACCTGACCAGCCGGGCCGAGGTGGCCGAGGCGCTCACCGTCCCGGATGGCCCGGAGCTGGTGTGGCTCGGCGCGGCGATGATCATCGGCGCCGGCTCGACGTCGTTCGAGATGATGCGCTACGTGGGGGACCGCTTCCCGGTCATCCCGATACCGAGCTGGATGGACAACCCGATCGACCCGATCTCCATCCGTGACGTCCTGCACTATCTCGTCGCCGCGGCCGATCGCGACCAGGTGCCCGCGGGCGCCTACGACATCTCCGGGCCCGATACCACGTCGTATCGGCGGCTGCTCAAGACCTATGCCCGCATCTCGGGGCGCTGGCATACCGGCTTGTCGGTCGGCAGGGTCGACACCGGGCTGGCGTCGCTGATCACCGGCGTCGCCCTGCCGGTGCCCCCTGGACTGGCCGGGGACCTGGTCGAGTCGCTGGACCACCCGATGGTGGCGTCTGTCAGCGACCTGCGCGAGCGGGTACCCGATCCGCCCGGCGGCCTACTCGGCATCGACGACGCCATCGCGCTGGCGCTGCGCGGCCGGTCCCATCAGCGGCCGCGCCCGGTCAACGCCCTGGCCGACCCGCACGACCTCGCCAACACCGACGCCGCCTGGGCCGGTGGCGATGCGCGACGCATCCGCCAACTCGCCCAGCGCGTCACCCCCTCCATCGCGCGGCCGACCCTGGGGCTGGTGAACATGGTCCCCGGCCCGGTTGCCGGAGCGCTTCGCGCCGGCCTCGACATCCTGATCGCCCTGACCCCGAAGGTGCGCCCCGCATGA